A part of Desulfobulbaceae bacterium DB1 genomic DNA contains:
- a CDS encoding 4-hydroxy-tetrahydrodipicolinate reductase, protein MAKVIVAGAAGRMGKRIGYMVTQNSALTLVGGFEQAGSPEVGKDIGEVGGYGAVGATIAPGLESIIDTCDVIIDFTFHAATMEFAKIAAKHKKAMVIGTTGLSPENLAELKRHAEQIPIVQAPNMAVGVNVLFKLTQKVAAILGNDYDIEIVEAHHRMKKDAPSGTALKLGEMAALGVGRDLAKVGVFERNGIIGERTDEEIGIQTIRAGDIVGEHTVYFAGPGERIELTHRAHSRDNFARGAAVAAAWVAGKANGMYTMFDVLGLTDI, encoded by the coding sequence ATGGCAAAAGTCATTGTGGCCGGTGCCGCCGGCCGGATGGGAAAAAGAATAGGCTACATGGTGACCCAGAACAGCGCTCTCACGCTGGTCGGGGGTTTTGAGCAGGCGGGCAGCCCGGAAGTTGGCAAGGATATCGGCGAGGTGGGCGGTTACGGCGCGGTGGGAGCAACCATTGCCCCGGGTCTTGAATCCATTATTGACACATGCGACGTGATCATTGATTTCACTTTTCATGCCGCCACCATGGAATTTGCCAAGATTGCCGCCAAACACAAAAAGGCGATGGTCATCGGCACAACCGGTCTCAGCCCGGAAAATCTGGCGGAACTGAAAAGGCATGCGGAGCAGATTCCCATCGTCCAGGCGCCCAATATGGCGGTGGGGGTCAACGTGCTGTTCAAGCTGACCCAGAAGGTGGCCGCCATTCTCGGCAATGACTATGACATTGAAATTGTCGAGGCCCATCACCGGATGAAAAAGGACGCTCCCAGCGGCACCGCGCTCAAGCTCGGTGAGATGGCGGCGCTTGGCGTGGGTCGGGATCTCGCCAAGGTCGGCGTTTTTGAGCGCAACGGCATCATCGGCGAGCGCACGGATGAAGAGATCGGTATCCAGACCATCCGCGCCGGCGATATCGTCGGTGAGCACACGGTTTATTTTGCCGGGCCGGGTGAGCGGATCGAGCTCACCCACCGGGCCCACAGTCGCGATAATTTTGCCCGGGGCGCAGCCGTGGCCGCAGCCTGGGTGGCCGGGAAGGCAAACGGCATGTATACCATGTTTGATGTGCTCGGGCTGACCGATATTTAG